In Candidatus Roseilinea sp., one DNA window encodes the following:
- a CDS encoding glycosyl transferase, with protein MTEAISLLYTPEFMPSRVTYLITGLAYGGAETQLVQLALRMQMRGWMVRVITLVPPQAYERRLQMAGIRVDTLGMTRKVPDPRALFRLAHMLRREPPHILHAHMFHANFLSRLVRLVAPVCVLICTAHSTYESPDGVTDLREVTWREWTYRLTDPLCNLTTQISQTGRERYVRVKAAPPQKIRVMPNGVDTDCFRPDAQSRFEMRSESGLQDHFVWLAVGRFNHAKDYPNLLRAFARLSQESAFLLIAGQGPLKSSMESLAHDLGIAQKVRFLGLRQDIPCLMNAADAYVMSSFYEGLPMVLLEASASGLPVVATDVGGNRELVLHEQTGYLVPPRDPESLSVAMQRLMALSPEERGQLGVRGRERVLALYSLDSVVNQWERLYVDLYRQTRCPSYS; from the coding sequence ATGACTGAGGCAATTTCCTTGCTCTACACGCCTGAATTTATGCCGTCGCGTGTTACTTATTTGATTACTGGCCTGGCGTACGGGGGTGCCGAGACGCAGCTTGTGCAGTTGGCCCTGCGCATGCAGATGCGTGGTTGGATGGTGCGGGTTATCACGCTGGTACCGCCCCAGGCATATGAAAGACGACTCCAAATGGCTGGTATTCGGGTGGATACCTTGGGGATGACTAGGAAAGTGCCTGACCCCAGAGCTTTGTTTCGACTCGCGCATATGCTTCGTCGAGAGCCGCCACACATATTGCACGCTCACATGTTCCATGCTAACTTTTTGTCAAGATTGGTACGTTTGGTTGCCCCTGTTTGTGTTCTGATTTGTACGGCGCACAGCACCTACGAATCTCCGGATGGTGTGACCGACCTGAGGGAGGTAACGTGGCGCGAATGGACTTACCGACTGACCGATCCTTTGTGTAATCTCACTACACAAATTAGTCAGACTGGGCGTGAGCGATATGTCCGGGTAAAAGCTGCTCCCCCCCAGAAAATTCGCGTGATGCCCAATGGCGTGGATACAGATTGCTTTCGCCCTGATGCGCAGAGCCGGTTTGAGATGAGAAGCGAATCGGGACTTCAAGATCACTTTGTATGGTTGGCAGTTGGGCGCTTCAATCACGCAAAAGATTATCCCAATTTACTGCGCGCATTTGCCCGACTCTCTCAGGAAAGCGCGTTTCTGCTTATAGCCGGACAAGGACCTCTGAAATCGAGTATGGAATCGCTGGCCCATGATCTAGGTATCGCGCAGAAGGTACGCTTCCTTGGATTGCGACAAGACATACCATGCTTGATGAACGCCGCCGATGCTTATGTGATGTCGTCGTTTTATGAGGGGTTGCCCATGGTGTTGCTAGAGGCATCTGCTTCAGGCTTACCTGTTGTAGCCACTGATGTGGGCGGGAATCGAGAGCTGGTCTTGCACGAGCAAACCGGCTACTTGGTGCCTCCACGGGATCCAGAATCTCTCTCGGTCGCTATGCAACGGCTGATGGCTCTCTCTCCCGAAGAGCGTGGTCAGCTTGGCGTTCGTGGACGAGAGCGAGTGCTTGCGCTGTATAGCCTGGACAGCGTGGTGAATCAGTGGGAGCGTCTGTATGTTGATCTGTATCGCCAGACACGATGCCCAAGCTACTCATAG
- the perB gene encoding hexapeptide transferase, whose translation MAKGAIIIGAGGHAKVVIGILKACGEAILGILDDDSTKWGHELLGVPILGPISLLDEDPPTRAIIAIGNNQIRKQVAERAAEVGWMTLVHPAAWVDRHAQLDVGTVVCAGAVIQPQARLGRHVIVNTAASVDHDCLLSDYAQVGPGAHLAGAVVLGEGVMMGTGSIAIPSVKIGDWTTIGAGAVVIRDLPAGITAVGVPARVKSDSCE comes from the coding sequence ATGGCTAAAGGTGCAATCATAATTGGGGCTGGTGGGCATGCGAAAGTGGTAATCGGCATCCTGAAAGCCTGTGGAGAGGCTATCCTGGGAATTTTGGATGATGATTCCACTAAATGGGGACATGAACTTCTGGGTGTGCCGATTCTTGGGCCAATAAGTTTACTGGACGAAGATCCCCCTACACGAGCCATCATCGCTATAGGCAATAATCAAATACGTAAACAGGTTGCGGAACGCGCTGCTGAAGTGGGGTGGATGACTTTGGTTCATCCTGCTGCATGGGTGGATCGGCATGCGCAACTTGATGTCGGTACAGTGGTCTGTGCGGGGGCAGTGATCCAGCCTCAGGCAAGATTAGGCAGGCACGTGATAGTGAACACTGCAGCTTCGGTTGATCATGATTGCTTGCTCTCAGATTATGCACAAGTTGGCCCCGGCGCTCACTTGGCAGGCGCGGTCGTCTTAGGAGAAGGGGTAATGATGGGAACAGGTAGTATTGCAATCCCCTCAGTAAAGATAGGCGACTGGACCACCATAGGCGCAGGTGCAGTTGTCATCCGCGATTTGCCAGCAGGTATTACGGCAGTGGGAGTGCCTGCAAGAGTCAAATCAGATAGTTGTGAATAG
- a CDS encoding glycosyl transferase family 1 encodes MPKLLIASTVAAAHRAFFLPFARHFRALGWRVDGIAAGISRVPECRRAYDRIFEIHWSRNPLDWRNLGRAASNLRRIVETEGYDIVHVHTPVAAFVTRYALRPLRRSNRTRVIYTAHGFHFHSGGHPVKNALFFSLERIAREWMDCLVVINREDESAAKQRLCLPPERVVYMPGIGVDLRTFNPDSISPQKIKDVIEELRLSGDSKVFFMVAAFDPGKRHRDVVDALRLLQRKDIVLCFAGEGPTQMKTMDLVNGAGLAEQVRFLGFREDIPALMRIATATVLPSEREGLPRSVLESLAMGVPVIGTDIRGVRDLLQEGAGILVPVGDIRKLAEALVFLADNSQEACRMGQLGRQFIQKYSLDNVLRLHEALYARVLQTPASCEQT; translated from the coding sequence ATGCCCAAGCTACTCATAGCCTCGACGGTTGCTGCAGCGCATCGTGCCTTCTTCTTGCCGTTTGCTCGACATTTTCGCGCGTTGGGTTGGCGTGTGGATGGCATTGCGGCCGGCATATCGCGTGTGCCCGAATGCCGTCGGGCCTACGATCGTATATTCGAAATTCACTGGTCGCGCAATCCGCTAGACTGGCGCAATCTTGGCCGGGCGGCTTCAAACCTGAGACGCATCGTAGAGACCGAGGGCTATGACATCGTACATGTGCATACGCCTGTAGCCGCTTTCGTAACGCGGTATGCACTCAGGCCGCTTCGGCGATCCAATCGCACCCGGGTGATATACACCGCTCACGGGTTTCACTTTCATAGTGGGGGGCATCCGGTTAAGAATGCGCTTTTCTTTAGTCTGGAGAGAATTGCTCGGGAATGGATGGATTGTCTGGTTGTCATCAATCGTGAGGACGAAAGCGCTGCAAAGCAGCGCTTGTGTCTGCCCCCTGAGCGGGTCGTCTACATGCCGGGAATTGGTGTAGACCTCCGCACGTTTAACCCCGACAGCATCTCGCCTCAAAAAATCAAAGATGTGATCGAGGAGTTAAGGTTGTCAGGTGATAGTAAAGTGTTCTTTATGGTGGCAGCATTTGACCCAGGTAAACGTCATCGCGATGTTGTGGATGCTCTCAGACTATTACAGCGAAAGGATATTGTTTTGTGCTTTGCCGGCGAGGGACCTACACAAATGAAAACGATGGATCTGGTGAACGGCGCCGGATTAGCCGAGCAAGTGCGCTTTCTGGGCTTTCGGGAAGATATCCCTGCGTTGATGCGAATCGCGACAGCAACTGTACTCCCATCCGAGCGTGAAGGGTTACCTCGTTCGGTGTTGGAGTCTCTTGCAATGGGTGTGCCAGTCATCGGAACGGACATTCGCGGCGTGCGCGATCTGTTGCAAGAGGGGGCAGGAATTCTTGTTCCTGTAGGGGATATTAGGAAATTGGCGGAGGCGCTGGTCTTTCTTGCAGATAATTCTCAGGAAGCTTGTAGAATGGGGCAGTTAGGACGTCAGTTTATCCAAAAATATAGCTTAGACAACGTTCTTCGTCTACATGAGGCGCTATATGCGCGAGTTCTACAAACGCCTGCTTCGTGCGAGCAAACTTAA
- a CDS encoding sugar transferase has product MREFYKRLLRASKLKRLFDFLGAGLMLALLALPVMLPVALLVRWRLGAPVLFRQVRSGLHGKPFTLYKFRTMTDDRDADGNLLPDSDRLTALGRFLRSSSLDELPELWNVLKGEMSFVGPRPLLVEYLAHYTPDQARRHLVKPGLTGWAQINGRNALSWEERFKLDTWYVDHWDLLLDMRILLLTFGTVIQRRDISAQGHVSMPKFTDVSHG; this is encoded by the coding sequence ATGCGCGAGTTCTACAAACGCCTGCTTCGTGCGAGCAAACTTAAGCGGCTATTCGATTTCTTGGGGGCGGGTCTGATGTTGGCGCTCCTCGCACTGCCTGTGATGTTGCCTGTAGCTCTTCTTGTGCGATGGAGGCTCGGTGCCCCTGTTCTCTTCCGTCAGGTTCGTAGCGGTTTGCACGGTAAGCCTTTCACGTTGTACAAGTTTCGTACGATGACAGACGATCGCGATGCCGACGGAAATCTTCTACCTGATTCTGATCGGCTGACTGCTCTTGGACGATTTCTACGCAGCTCCAGCTTAGATGAACTGCCGGAGCTTTGGAACGTGCTCAAAGGCGAAATGAGCTTTGTGGGGCCTAGACCACTACTTGTAGAGTATCTTGCTCATTACACTCCGGATCAGGCGCGCAGACACCTTGTGAAACCAGGCCTAACTGGTTGGGCTCAGATCAACGGCCGGAATGCACTGAGTTGGGAAGAGCGGTTCAAGTTGGACACCTGGTATGTTGACCATTGGGATTTGCTACTTGATATGCGCATCTTATTGCTTACATTCGGAACAGTCATTCAACGGCGTGACATTAGCGCCCAAGGACATGTATCAATGCCCAAATTCACTGACGTAAGTCATGGCTAA